One part of the Microbacterium aurugineum genome encodes these proteins:
- a CDS encoding NAD(P)H-dependent oxidoreductase: MPALVIDGHPDARSLTASLAQRYADGHGDARVLALRDLDFDPHLRFGYRERMTLEPDLVDAKQALHDADTIVVATPLWWGSVPAVLKGFFDRALLPQQEYRYTKLGLPEGLLPARRGRLLLLADTPWFAVPFTGLPAQTQVARNTLRLCGVRSVRVHRMLDVKDADTATIARWLDRAEHLGTLDGRRAGVTPQLIAAEAASSSVVATS, encoded by the coding sequence ATGCCTGCTCTCGTGATCGACGGCCACCCCGACGCCCGCTCCCTGACCGCTTCGCTGGCCCAGCGGTACGCCGACGGACACGGAGACGCCCGGGTGCTCGCACTGCGTGACCTGGACTTCGATCCCCACCTGCGCTTCGGCTACCGGGAGCGCATGACCCTCGAGCCCGACCTCGTCGACGCGAAACAGGCACTGCACGACGCCGACACGATCGTCGTCGCCACGCCGCTCTGGTGGGGTTCGGTCCCCGCGGTGCTCAAGGGCTTCTTCGACCGCGCCCTGCTGCCGCAGCAGGAGTACCGCTACACGAAGCTCGGCCTCCCCGAGGGGCTGCTGCCCGCACGCCGCGGCCGACTGCTCCTGCTCGCGGACACCCCGTGGTTCGCGGTGCCGTTCACCGGGCTGCCCGCGCAGACCCAGGTGGCCCGCAACACCCTGCGCCTGTGCGGCGTGAGGTCCGTACGCGTCCACCGCATGCTCGACGTCAAGGACGCCGACACCGCGACGATCGCACGGTGGCTCGACCGCGCCGAACACCTCGGCACGCTCGACGGTCGCCGAGCGGGCGTGACGCCTCAGCTCATCGCTGCGGAGGCGGCCTCGTCCTCGGTCGTGGCGACCAGCTGA
- a CDS encoding DUF4407 domain-containing protein yields MPYSAHRPGRYDSQGRIILDSEPDAVTDDLDFLREFEPTGTEDAAGDASVAASAEQTPIADAVAADESAPVKTPRAPRVPKERKKRVPRAPGSRARTLAILGGAEGEILDRVPGETPRFVQMFFVLAGTALVSAISMLFALTTGVQAALWLAVPLALVWALIIFNLDRFLTSTMSSTRSVWRLIGLAIPRVIMAAIIGFVVAEPLVLQIFHNDIAREVASTNITQSQSDQEALESGPEKIALDAASAKVAELENQAATGIVAGTDSSSATESAAQATVDDVTAKMTAQQEVIDQARVLYQCELTGEGAGTVPGCTGVNGEGASSDAAKAQLAEAQQTYDALAAQLRTANEELAAAGTAAKENTSTSEAQNREQAKSQLPTARDTYDQALAAYNARADAVAQGNAGAVGLLSQISGLNRLSEKEPTILWAHILIAALFFMIELLPVLVKVLTSYGDPSLYEKAAAIRKQVALDKVTAEGFRDRAQIVTDQSQGIHAEAGSGEPQTRAERREAAEAQERERAEKRAQAQTLEEQEQLVRPTIG; encoded by the coding sequence ATGCCCTATTCCGCCCATCGACCGGGTCGCTACGACTCGCAGGGTCGGATCATCCTCGACAGCGAACCCGACGCCGTCACGGATGACCTCGACTTCCTGCGCGAGTTCGAGCCCACCGGCACCGAAGACGCCGCAGGCGACGCGTCGGTCGCAGCTTCCGCCGAGCAGACCCCGATCGCCGATGCGGTCGCTGCGGACGAGTCCGCCCCGGTGAAGACTCCGCGTGCGCCTCGTGTCCCGAAGGAACGGAAGAAGCGCGTGCCGCGGGCTCCCGGTTCGCGCGCGCGGACCCTGGCGATCCTCGGCGGCGCGGAGGGTGAGATCCTCGACCGCGTCCCGGGCGAGACCCCCCGCTTCGTCCAGATGTTCTTCGTGCTCGCCGGCACCGCGCTCGTCTCGGCGATCTCGATGCTCTTCGCCCTCACCACCGGTGTGCAGGCGGCGCTGTGGCTGGCCGTGCCCCTGGCTCTCGTGTGGGCGCTCATCATCTTCAACCTCGATCGGTTCCTGACCTCGACCATGAGCTCGACGAGGAGCGTCTGGCGGCTCATCGGCCTGGCGATCCCGCGAGTGATCATGGCGGCGATCATCGGTTTCGTGGTGGCGGAGCCGCTCGTGCTCCAGATCTTCCACAACGACATCGCCCGTGAGGTCGCGTCGACCAACATCACGCAGTCGCAGTCCGATCAGGAGGCCCTTGAGTCGGGGCCGGAGAAGATCGCGCTGGACGCGGCCTCCGCCAAGGTCGCCGAGCTCGAGAACCAGGCGGCGACCGGGATCGTGGCGGGAACGGACTCGTCGTCTGCGACGGAGTCGGCCGCACAGGCCACCGTCGACGACGTCACCGCGAAGATGACCGCGCAGCAGGAGGTCATCGACCAGGCGCGCGTGCTGTACCAGTGCGAGCTGACCGGCGAAGGCGCAGGCACGGTCCCCGGGTGCACCGGGGTCAACGGAGAGGGTGCGAGCTCGGATGCCGCGAAGGCACAGCTCGCCGAGGCCCAGCAGACGTACGACGCGCTCGCCGCCCAGCTGCGCACCGCCAACGAGGAGCTCGCTGCGGCCGGCACCGCCGCCAAGGAGAACACCTCCACGTCCGAGGCGCAGAACCGGGAGCAGGCCAAGTCGCAGCTGCCGACCGCGCGCGACACCTACGACCAGGCGCTCGCCGCGTACAACGCCCGGGCGGATGCCGTGGCGCAGGGCAATGCCGGAGCCGTGGGGCTGCTCAGCCAGATCAGTGGTCTGAACCGGTTGAGCGAGAAGGAGCCCACGATCCTGTGGGCGCACATCCTGATCGCGGCCCTGTTCTTCATGATCGAGCTGCTTCCGGTGCTGGTCAAGGTGCTCACGAGCTACGGTGACCCGAGCCTGTACGAGAAGGCGGCCGCGATCCGCAAACAGGTCGCTCTCGACAAGGTGACGGCGGAGGGCTTCCGAGACCGTGCGCAGATCGTGACGGATCAGTCCCAGGGGATACACGCGGAGGCCGGCTCCGGTGAGCCGCAGACGCGTGCGGAACGCCGCGAGGCGGCCGAGGCGCAGGAGCGGGAGAGGGCGGAGAAGCGCGCGCAGGCGCAGACGCTCGAGGAGCAGGAGCAGCTGGTTCGACCGACGATCGGCTGA
- the iolD gene encoding 3D-(3,5/4)-trihydroxycyclohexane-1,2-dione acylhydrolase (decyclizing) has product MQTKRMTVGQALVEFLSRQWTVDGTIRERTVPGMFGIFGHGNVAGLGQALQQYNLEQPDLMPYRQARNEQAMVHQAVGFARMHRRRATFASAASVGPGATNMLTGAALATTNRLPALLLPSDTFATRVADPVLQQLERPHDIGLTVNDAFRPLSVFFDRVQRPEQLFSIALAAMRVLTDPAETGAVTIALPEDVQAEAVDVPLEFLQEREWHIRRPLPERGPLERAVAAIRGAKQPLIVAGGGVIYSEAEQALRAFAEATGIPVGTTQAGGGALPWDHPQNLGGIGATGTTAANRIAADADVIIGIGTRYSDFTTASRTAFQNPDAVFVNVNVAALDAYKHGSQLPLIADAREALVALTGMLGDFRIATDLSARIADEKRRWDAVVDHALAPTGGELPGQPEIIGAVRGSVADADVIVQAAGSLPGDLHKLWRVSDPLGYHVEYAYSCMGYEIAGGLGVKRGLLASGDERDVIVMVGDGSYLMLSSELATAVAEGIKIIVVLVQNQGYASIGHLSETVGTERFGTKYRSYDEETRSFQHGDVLPVDLAMNARSYGVDVIEIARGSAAIDDLRAAVATAKASERSTLIHIDSDPTVYGPDGEGWWDVPVAAVSTTDTAQRALDEYVQQRAAQRPLLG; this is encoded by the coding sequence ATGCAGACGAAGCGGATGACGGTCGGCCAGGCCCTGGTCGAGTTCCTCTCGCGGCAATGGACCGTCGACGGCACCATCCGTGAGCGCACCGTGCCCGGTATGTTCGGGATCTTCGGCCACGGGAACGTCGCGGGTCTCGGTCAGGCGCTGCAGCAGTACAACCTCGAGCAGCCCGATCTGATGCCCTACCGCCAGGCCCGCAACGAACAGGCGATGGTGCACCAGGCGGTGGGCTTCGCGCGGATGCACCGGCGTAGGGCCACGTTCGCGAGTGCGGCCTCAGTGGGGCCGGGCGCGACGAACATGCTCACCGGTGCGGCCCTCGCGACGACCAACCGGCTCCCGGCGCTGCTGTTGCCGAGTGACACCTTCGCCACCCGAGTCGCCGATCCCGTCCTGCAGCAGCTGGAGCGCCCGCACGACATCGGGCTCACGGTGAACGATGCGTTCCGCCCGCTCTCGGTGTTCTTCGACCGGGTGCAGCGCCCCGAGCAGCTCTTCTCGATCGCGCTCGCGGCGATGCGCGTGCTCACCGATCCGGCGGAGACGGGGGCGGTGACGATCGCCCTCCCCGAAGACGTGCAGGCCGAGGCTGTGGACGTCCCGCTCGAATTCCTCCAGGAGCGTGAATGGCACATCCGCCGGCCACTGCCCGAACGCGGACCGCTCGAGCGTGCCGTGGCCGCGATCCGCGGCGCGAAGCAGCCGCTCATCGTCGCCGGTGGGGGGGTGATCTATTCGGAAGCGGAGCAGGCACTCCGTGCGTTCGCCGAGGCCACCGGCATCCCGGTCGGCACCACGCAGGCGGGCGGTGGCGCATTGCCCTGGGACCACCCGCAGAATCTCGGCGGGATCGGTGCGACGGGAACCACCGCCGCGAACCGGATCGCCGCCGACGCCGATGTGATCATCGGTATCGGCACGCGCTACAGCGATTTCACCACCGCGTCGCGTACCGCCTTCCAGAACCCGGATGCGGTGTTCGTGAACGTCAACGTCGCCGCCCTCGACGCCTACAAGCACGGCTCGCAGCTCCCGCTCATCGCCGATGCCAGGGAAGCGCTGGTCGCGCTCACGGGCATGCTCGGGGACTTCCGGATCGCGACCGATCTGAGCGCGCGGATCGCCGACGAGAAGCGGCGATGGGATGCGGTGGTCGACCACGCTCTCGCGCCCACGGGTGGCGAACTGCCGGGGCAGCCCGAGATCATCGGCGCCGTGCGCGGGTCGGTGGCCGATGCGGACGTCATCGTGCAGGCGGCCGGCTCGCTCCCCGGAGATCTGCACAAGCTGTGGCGGGTGAGCGACCCGCTCGGCTACCACGTCGAGTACGCCTACTCCTGCATGGGGTATGAGATCGCGGGAGGCCTCGGCGTCAAACGGGGGCTCCTCGCATCCGGTGACGAGCGGGACGTGATCGTCATGGTCGGCGACGGTTCGTACCTGATGTTGAGCTCCGAACTCGCGACGGCCGTGGCCGAGGGCATCAAGATCATCGTCGTGCTCGTCCAGAACCAGGGATACGCCTCGATCGGGCATCTCTCGGAGACGGTGGGCACGGAGCGCTTCGGCACGAAGTACCGGAGCTACGACGAGGAGACGCGGAGCTTCCAGCACGGTGACGTGCTCCCGGTCGACCTCGCGATGAACGCTCGCAGCTACGGCGTCGACGTCATCGAGATCGCACGGGGGTCTGCGGCGATCGATGACCTGCGTGCTGCGGTCGCCACGGCGAAGGCCTCGGAGCGGTCGACGCTCATCCACATCGACAGTGACCCGACGGTCTACGGTCCGGACGGGGAGGGTTGGTGGGACGTGCCGGTGGCGGCGGTCTCGACCACGGACACCGCACAGCGGGCCCTCGACGAGTACGTGCAGCAGCGTGCTGCACAGCGTCCCCTGCTGGGCTGA
- a CDS encoding CoA-acylating methylmalonate-semialdehyde dehydrogenase: MTPASTIPTIGHWIDGAARASTSGRTAPVHNPATGAVTGHVALADDAEIAEAIASARRGFEVWSGYSIARRQAVMFAFRELLHSRKGELAEIITAEHGKVRSDAMGEILRGQEVVELATGFPHLIKGAYSENVSTGIDVYSLKQPLGVVGIISPFNFPAMVPMWFFPIAIAAGNAVVLKPSEKDPSAALWLAALWAEAGLPEGVFTVLQGDKQAVDGLLESPDVASISFVGSTPIAQYIYETASRNGKRVQALGGAKNHMLVLPDADLDLVADQAVNAGFGAAGERCMAVSVVLAVDPVADELIERIRERIAALRIGDGAGGVDGEPDMGPLITAEHRAKVSGYVDIAEADGARIVVDGRGLTVDGREDGFWFGPTLIDEIPTSSRAYQEEIFGPVLSVVRVQTFQEGMDLINSGRFGNGTAIFTNDGGAARRFQHEVQVGMIGINVPIPVPVAYHSFGGWKASLFGDAKAYGVHGFDFFTREKAITSRWLDPALHGGIDLGFPQNN, encoded by the coding sequence ATGACCCCCGCCTCCACCATCCCCACCATCGGACACTGGATCGACGGTGCCGCCCGTGCGTCGACCAGCGGCCGGACGGCTCCGGTGCACAACCCCGCGACCGGGGCCGTGACCGGACACGTGGCTCTGGCCGACGACGCCGAGATCGCGGAAGCGATCGCGTCCGCGCGGCGCGGGTTCGAGGTGTGGAGCGGCTACTCGATCGCGCGGCGTCAGGCGGTGATGTTCGCGTTCCGTGAGCTGCTGCACTCGCGCAAGGGTGAGCTGGCGGAGATCATCACGGCCGAGCACGGCAAGGTGCGTTCGGACGCGATGGGGGAGATCCTGCGCGGACAGGAGGTGGTGGAACTGGCCACCGGGTTCCCACACCTGATCAAGGGCGCATACTCGGAGAACGTCTCGACCGGCATCGATGTGTACTCGCTGAAGCAGCCGCTCGGGGTCGTCGGCATCATCTCGCCGTTCAACTTCCCGGCGATGGTGCCGATGTGGTTCTTCCCGATCGCGATCGCCGCGGGCAACGCGGTCGTCCTCAAGCCCAGTGAGAAGGATCCGTCGGCGGCCCTGTGGCTCGCTGCGCTCTGGGCCGAGGCGGGGCTTCCCGAAGGCGTGTTCACGGTGTTGCAGGGCGACAAGCAGGCCGTCGACGGACTGCTGGAGAGCCCGGATGTCGCGTCCATCTCGTTCGTGGGCTCGACGCCGATCGCCCAGTACATCTACGAGACCGCATCGCGCAACGGCAAGCGGGTCCAGGCGCTCGGCGGGGCGAAGAACCACATGCTGGTGCTGCCGGACGCCGATCTCGACCTCGTCGCCGACCAGGCGGTGAACGCCGGGTTCGGAGCGGCCGGCGAGCGGTGCATGGCGGTCTCCGTCGTGCTCGCGGTCGATCCGGTGGCGGATGAGCTGATCGAGCGGATCCGGGAGCGCATCGCCGCTCTCCGCATCGGCGACGGAGCGGGTGGGGTCGACGGCGAGCCCGACATGGGGCCGCTGATCACTGCCGAGCACCGGGCGAAGGTGTCCGGGTATGTCGACATCGCCGAGGCCGACGGAGCGCGGATCGTGGTCGACGGCCGGGGTCTGACGGTCGACGGGCGCGAGGACGGCTTCTGGTTCGGACCGACGCTCATCGACGAGATCCCGACCTCCTCGCGCGCCTACCAGGAGGAGATCTTCGGGCCGGTGCTGTCCGTGGTGCGGGTGCAGACCTTCCAGGAGGGAATGGACCTGATCAATTCAGGTCGCTTCGGGAACGGGACGGCGATCTTCACGAACGACGGCGGCGCCGCACGTCGGTTCCAGCACGAGGTGCAGGTCGGGATGATCGGCATCAACGTGCCCATCCCCGTCCCCGTGGCCTACCACTCCTTCGGCGGGTGGAAGGCGTCGCTCTTCGGCGATGCGAAGGCGTACGGTGTCCATGGCTTCGACTTCTTCACCCGGGAGAAGGCGATCACCAGCCGCTGGCTCGACCCCGCCCTGCACGGCGGCATCGACCTCGGCTTCCCCCAGAACAACTGA
- a CDS encoding TetR/AcrR family transcriptional regulator has protein sequence MSSSKDGYHHGDLARALEDAAMQLLERMPAAEISLREVARAANVSHNAPYHHFSDRLGLLKVLAERSMADLLTQVRTDAEKASTPRAALTDAGSAYIRFAVEHPHAFDAVYDPTVCVPGSPTATMAPLIDGLETVLAEGVAAAGLDRPTDAVVVWGLIHGLGTLAAAGHFTLDDALVAYAAALDRLLPSP, from the coding sequence ATGTCAAGTTCGAAGGACGGCTACCACCACGGCGATCTCGCCCGGGCGCTGGAGGATGCCGCCATGCAGCTGCTGGAGCGGATGCCTGCGGCGGAGATCAGCCTCCGCGAGGTCGCCCGCGCCGCGAACGTCAGCCACAACGCGCCGTATCACCACTTCTCGGACCGGCTCGGGCTGCTCAAGGTGCTCGCCGAGCGGAGCATGGCCGACCTCCTGACGCAGGTCCGCACCGACGCGGAGAAGGCGTCGACCCCGCGCGCGGCGCTCACGGACGCCGGTTCCGCCTATATCCGCTTCGCTGTGGAACATCCGCACGCGTTCGATGCGGTGTACGACCCGACGGTCTGCGTCCCCGGATCCCCGACCGCGACCATGGCGCCGCTGATCGACGGGCTTGAGACAGTGCTCGCAGAGGGAGTCGCCGCGGCAGGCCTGGACCGGCCGACCGATGCCGTCGTGGTGTGGGGGCTGATCCATGGACTCGGCACGCTCGCCGCTGCGGGGCACTTCACCCTCGACGATGCCCTCGTGGCCTACGCGGCGGCGCTCGATCGGCTGCTCCCGTCCCCCTGA
- the iolC gene encoding 5-dehydro-2-deoxygluconokinase, protein MSEERSVAEILAIGRLGVDLYPLQDGVGLGDVTSFGKYLGGSAANVAVAAARYGHDTALLSRVGDDPFGRYLREELERLGVRSDFVATDPSYKTPITFCEIFPPDDFPLYFYREPTAPDLQIRPGDVDAQTVREATLLWFTATGLSEEPSRQTHLDLLASRGRRAHTVFDLDYRPMFWEAPEAARTQIQRALEFATVAVGNREECEVAVGETEPQRAADALLERGVELAIVKQGPRGVLAKTRSTQVEIPATPVEVVNGLGAGDAFGGALCHGLLAGWELEKTLIYANAAGGIVAGRRECSTAMPTEREVAEVVNGDA, encoded by the coding sequence ATGTCGGAGGAACGATCGGTCGCGGAGATCCTGGCCATCGGGCGCCTGGGCGTCGACCTGTACCCGCTGCAGGACGGCGTCGGTCTCGGTGACGTCACCAGTTTCGGAAAGTACCTCGGTGGAAGTGCGGCCAACGTGGCCGTCGCCGCTGCTCGCTACGGGCACGACACCGCTCTGCTCTCCCGGGTGGGAGACGACCCCTTCGGGCGGTACCTTCGCGAGGAGCTGGAGCGTCTCGGGGTGCGGAGCGACTTCGTCGCGACCGATCCGAGCTACAAGACGCCGATCACGTTCTGCGAAATCTTCCCGCCGGACGACTTCCCCCTGTACTTCTATCGCGAGCCCACTGCTCCCGACCTGCAGATCCGCCCCGGCGACGTCGATGCGCAGACCGTGCGGGAAGCGACGCTCCTCTGGTTCACGGCGACAGGCCTGAGCGAGGAGCCGAGTAGACAGACCCACCTCGACCTCCTCGCGTCGCGGGGACGCCGTGCGCACACCGTGTTCGACCTGGACTACCGACCGATGTTCTGGGAGGCGCCGGAGGCCGCGCGCACGCAGATCCAGCGTGCGCTCGAGTTCGCCACCGTCGCCGTCGGCAACCGCGAGGAGTGTGAGGTCGCGGTCGGCGAGACCGAACCGCAGCGTGCCGCGGACGCGCTCCTGGAGCGCGGCGTGGAACTGGCGATCGTCAAGCAGGGGCCGCGCGGTGTGCTCGCCAAGACGCGGTCGACGCAGGTGGAGATTCCGGCCACCCCGGTCGAGGTCGTCAACGGGCTCGGTGCCGGCGATGCGTTCGGTGGCGCGCTCTGCCACGGCCTGCTGGCGGGATGGGAACTGGAGAAGACGTTGATCTATGCGAACGCGGCGGGCGGCATCGTGGCCGGCCGCCGGGAATGTTCGACCGCGATGCCGACGGAGCGCGAGGTCGCCGAGGTCGTGAACGGAGATGCATGA
- the iolB gene encoding 5-deoxy-glucuronate isomerase produces the protein MTEQGQWFHRRGTIGRDGWESVVDAAIPGWTHTGIRIGALAAGETLALAEDGVERIIVPLAGSFTVQHTEQGATSETTLAGRRSVFDGPSDVLYLSSVASAVITGVGRVAVASAPASAVHPTRHIRAAEIPIELRGAGTSSRQVHNFGTPEALDAERLIVCEVITPAGNWSSYPPHKHDEHVSGRESRLEEIYYFEAAPTRAGGDAGAAEAAFGMFATYSSDAGAIDIAERVGTGDIALVPFGFHGPAVAAPGYDLYYLNVMAGPDPERVWLITDDPAHAWVRDNWSGQDIDSRLPYGHGDH, from the coding sequence ATGACCGAGCAGGGGCAATGGTTCCACCGCCGAGGGACGATCGGCCGCGACGGGTGGGAGAGCGTCGTCGACGCTGCGATCCCGGGATGGACGCACACCGGCATCCGCATCGGAGCGCTCGCCGCGGGGGAGACCCTCGCGCTCGCCGAGGACGGGGTCGAGCGGATCATCGTGCCGCTCGCGGGTTCCTTCACGGTGCAGCACACCGAGCAGGGCGCGACCTCGGAGACGACGCTCGCCGGCCGCCGGTCGGTCTTCGACGGGCCCAGCGACGTGCTCTACCTGTCGTCCGTAGCCTCCGCGGTCATCACGGGAGTCGGTCGGGTGGCGGTGGCCTCCGCGCCCGCATCGGCCGTGCATCCGACCCGGCACATCCGCGCCGCCGAGATCCCGATCGAGCTCCGCGGAGCCGGCACCTCCAGCCGGCAGGTGCACAACTTCGGCACGCCGGAAGCGCTCGACGCCGAGCGCCTCATCGTCTGCGAGGTCATCACGCCCGCGGGGAACTGGTCGTCGTATCCGCCGCACAAGCACGATGAGCACGTGTCGGGACGGGAATCCCGGCTCGAGGAGATCTACTACTTCGAGGCGGCCCCCACGCGTGCCGGCGGCGATGCCGGTGCCGCCGAGGCCGCGTTCGGGATGTTTGCGACCTATTCCTCGGACGCGGGCGCGATCGACATCGCCGAGCGGGTGGGCACGGGTGATATCGCGCTGGTCCCGTTCGGATTCCACGGACCCGCTGTCGCCGCACCGGGCTACGACCTCTACTACCTGAACGTCATGGCCGGCCCCGATCCGGAGCGGGTGTGGCTGATCACCGACGACCCGGCGCACGCGTGGGTGCGCGACAACTGGAGCGGGCAGGACATCGATTCCCGGCTTCCCTACGGACATGGAGATCACTGA
- the rlmN gene encoding 23S rRNA (adenine(2503)-C(2))-methyltransferase RlmN, which produces MTENPRTRETRPQAAPASSRSGAVRETRTAQVRPRTEGWTQQKDAEGRPLLQFASPKRGKPPVHLADLTPAERTEKVKELGLPGFRAKQLSTHYFRHYTSDPEQMTDLPADTREQLVAGMLPSLLTEVRRLETDRGDTIKFLWRLHDGALVESVLMRYPGRITLCVSSQAGCGMNCPFCATGQAGLTRNMSTAEIIEQIVRANRLIADGGLGGKKADDHSMERVSNIVFMGMGEPLANYKRVMDAVRSMVAPQPDGLGMSARGITVSTVGLVPAIKKLADENIPVTFALSLHAPDDHLRDELIPVNSRWKVDEALDAAYEYYAKTGRRVSIEYALIKDMNDHAWRADLLAEKLNQRGRGWVHVNPIPLNPTPGSVWTSSEIPVQNEFVRRLNDAGIPTTLRDTRGKEIDGACGQLVATTEDEAASAAMS; this is translated from the coding sequence ATGACGGAGAATCCCCGCACGCGCGAGACGCGCCCCCAGGCAGCGCCCGCGTCGTCCCGTTCGGGGGCGGTCCGCGAGACGCGCACGGCACAGGTGCGCCCCCGGACCGAGGGGTGGACGCAGCAGAAGGATGCCGAGGGGCGCCCGCTGCTGCAGTTCGCGAGCCCCAAGCGCGGCAAGCCGCCGGTGCATCTGGCCGACCTCACGCCGGCCGAGCGCACCGAGAAGGTCAAGGAGCTCGGGCTCCCCGGCTTCCGCGCGAAGCAGCTGTCGACGCACTACTTCCGCCACTACACGTCCGACCCCGAGCAGATGACGGACCTCCCGGCCGACACCCGGGAGCAGCTCGTCGCCGGGATGCTGCCGTCGCTGCTCACCGAGGTGCGACGCCTCGAGACCGACCGCGGCGACACGATCAAATTCCTGTGGCGTCTGCACGACGGCGCGCTGGTCGAGTCGGTGCTCATGCGCTACCCCGGCCGCATCACGCTGTGCGTGTCGAGCCAGGCCGGCTGCGGCATGAACTGCCCGTTCTGCGCGACCGGCCAGGCGGGGTTGACCCGCAACATGTCGACCGCCGAGATCATCGAGCAGATCGTTCGTGCCAACCGGCTGATCGCCGACGGCGGCCTCGGTGGCAAGAAGGCCGACGACCACAGCATGGAGCGCGTGTCGAACATCGTGTTCATGGGCATGGGTGAGCCGCTCGCGAACTACAAGCGCGTGATGGATGCGGTCCGCTCGATGGTGGCTCCGCAGCCCGACGGTCTGGGCATGAGCGCGCGCGGCATCACCGTGTCCACCGTGGGTCTCGTGCCGGCGATCAAGAAGCTCGCCGACGAGAACATCCCCGTGACCTTCGCGCTGTCGCTGCACGCCCCGGACGATCACCTCCGCGACGAGCTCATCCCGGTGAACTCCCGCTGGAAGGTCGATGAGGCCCTCGACGCCGCGTACGAGTACTACGCCAAGACCGGTCGTCGCGTCTCGATCGAGTACGCGCTCATCAAGGACATGAACGACCACGCGTGGCGCGCCGACCTGCTCGCGGAGAAGCTCAATCAGCGCGGACGCGGCTGGGTCCACGTGAACCCGATCCCGCTCAACCCGACGCCCGGTTCGGTCTGGACCTCGTCGGAGATCCCGGTGCAGAACGAGTTCGTCCGGCGACTCAATGACGCCGGCATCCCGACGACCCTCCGCGACACCCGCGGCAAGGAGATCGACGGCGCCTGCGGTCAGCTGGTCGCCACGACCGAGGACGAGGCCGCCTCCGCAGCGATGAGCTGA
- a CDS encoding Cgl0159 family (beta/alpha)8-fold protein: protein MTALTEDDFHRLRTVRAESPRAIRETLAGRRRREIIRGDGRLFIIAADHPARGALAVGGSPFAMADRYELLDRLAIALRHPGVDGVLGTPDIIDDLAVLGLLDDKIVVGSMNRGGLRGASFEMDDRYTGYDVPAMVDSGIDFAKALLRVNLDDDGTAPTLASTAEAVTAAARADLPIMLEPFLSRRVDGRVVNDLSPDAVMLSIAIASGLGASSASSWLKLPVVEDMERVLAATTLPVLLLGGDAGADPDDTFSTWEDALSLPGVRGLTVGRTLLYSSDIDVASAIDVAASLVHPGLTA from the coding sequence ATGACAGCACTGACCGAGGACGACTTCCACCGGCTCCGGACGGTGCGTGCGGAGTCGCCGCGAGCGATCCGCGAGACGCTGGCCGGGCGACGTCGTCGCGAGATCATCCGCGGCGACGGGCGGCTGTTCATCATCGCGGCCGACCATCCTGCGCGCGGTGCGCTCGCCGTCGGCGGCTCGCCGTTCGCGATGGCCGACCGCTACGAGCTGCTCGACCGCCTCGCGATCGCCCTGCGGCACCCGGGCGTCGACGGCGTGCTGGGAACCCCCGACATCATCGACGACCTCGCCGTGCTCGGTCTGCTCGACGACAAGATCGTGGTCGGCTCGATGAACCGCGGTGGCCTGCGGGGGGCGAGCTTCGAGATGGACGACCGCTACACAGGGTACGACGTGCCGGCGATGGTGGACTCGGGAATCGACTTCGCCAAAGCGCTCCTGCGGGTGAACCTCGACGACGACGGGACGGCACCCACGCTGGCCTCGACGGCGGAAGCGGTCACGGCGGCCGCACGCGCGGATCTGCCGATCATGCTGGAGCCGTTCCTGAGTCGACGCGTGGACGGCCGGGTCGTCAACGATCTGAGTCCGGATGCCGTGATGCTGTCGATCGCCATCGCCAGCGGTCTGGGCGCGAGCAGCGCCAGCTCCTGGCTGAAGCTGCCGGTGGTCGAAGACATGGAGCGGGTGCTGGCGGCGACGACGTTGCCGGTGCTGCTCCTCGGCGGAGACGCGGGCGCCGACCCCGACGACACGTTCTCGACCTGGGAGGATGCTCTCTCGCTGCCAGGAGTGCGCGGACTGACGGTCGGACGCACGCTCCTGTACTCCTCCGACATCGACGTCGCGTCCGCCATCGATGTCGCCGCCTCTCTGGTCCACCCCGGGCTCACCGCCTGA